GACGAGGGATTGCATGTCGATGAGGGTGCGGTTTTGTTGACGGTGGCGCTGCCCGAGCTGGCCAGCTTTGAGGACCTGCTCCACGGTGGCCAGGAGACGGTCGGAGTCAGAGAGCATGATCTTGTAGAACTCCTGGCGCTGGGACTCCTCGACGGGGCGCCGCTGGAGGGTTTCGAGGTAGAGGCGGATGCTGGCGATAGGGGTTTTGAGCTCGTGGGTGACGGCGTTGAGGAAGGAGTCCTGGCGTTCGTTGCGGCGGATCTCGCGGACGAGGAAGACGGTGTTGAGGACGACGCCGGCGATAAGGGCTGCGAAGAGAATGACGCCGAGGACGGCGATGGCGACGGTGCGCTCGTTGAGAACGATCCAGGTGATATTGAGGGTGATGGCGAGGCCGACGGTTAGGACGCCCAGGGTGATGAAGGTTGCGATGGCTCCGCGGCGTCGGGTGATGTTCATGGCTTGCTGGAAGTATAGCGGGGGAGGTTTAGAGAAGGAGATAACGTCGGGCGAGATTGTCCATGAGGTCTGCCGGGGCGTCGCAGAGACCTGTGTGGACGGGCGAGACCTGGATGATGGTGCTGCGAGGAGAGACGAGCCAGTGGAAACGTTCGCGTTGGCTCAGTTGCGAGATGGGGCCGCCAGCGGGGTCTGCGGCGCAGATTCTAGGGAAGGCCTCAAGGCGGTTGCGAACCAGATCGAGATCGATCTCGGGCCAGAGGGTGCGGAGGCGTTGATTGTCGATGTGGATGCGGGCTTCAAGGAAGCGTTGCTGCAGGCAGAAGACGACAACGCCCGCGTTGACGAACTCTTCGCGCTCGACGCGGGGAACGACGCGAACGACCGCATAGTCAAATGAGATGGGCGCGAGCACGGATGGCCTCCTGGGTGAAGATGGGGGATGCAGCCAGCCGCCGGGTGAGGAGATCGAGATAGGCTGCGCGTGCCTCGGCGGGAGTGGGATGGCTGGACTGAAGCCACTCGTCGGGAATCTGCGCGAGGATCTCGGTGAGAACCTGGCGGTTGAGGCGGCTGGATGCATGCACGGCAGCTTGTTCCAGATCTGTGGCCCAGGGCAGAAGGATGTGGTTGCGGACGTCGGAGAAGGGAGAGTCGGCGAGGCGGCTGGCGTCGGGCCAATTGTGGTGGAAGTAGAGTGCCGCGCCGTGATCGATAAAGTAGAGCTGGGTGTGCCAGTTGAGGAGATTGGCATTGCGCGGGGTGCGGTCGACGTTGAGGGTGAAGGCGTCGAACCAGACGGCGAGTGAGGCGGTGTGCGGGTCGGCTTTGTCGCCGGCTGCCCGGTCGAACATGGAGGAGCCGGGCAGATAGTCGAGGGCGAGGTTGAGCCCGGAGCTGGCGCGAAGGAGGTCGCGGATCTCTTGGTCGGGTTCGTTGCGTCCTAGCGCGGGGTCCACTTGGGCGAAGACAAGTTCAGGAACGTTGAGGCCGAGGGTGCGGCCGATTTCGCCGGCGACGAGTTCGGCGACGAGGGCGAGAGGACCCTGGCCCGCGCCGCGGAATTTGACGACGTAGAGGCCAAGGTCGTCGGCCTCGATAATTGCGGGAAGAGAGCCGCCTTCACGAAGAGGAGTGACGTACTGGGTGGCGCGGATGGTACGAAGCATTGGTGCTTAGTGTAGCTGGACGGTAGTCATCTTGGAGCAGGTGACTACCGTCGAGTTCGGCGATCAACAGGCGATCAATAGCGGACGCGGAAGTCGGCGCGACAGCCGCGGTCGACCCAGAGGCCGCGACGGTCGAGGCCCCAGGTGCTGTCTCGGACACAGGGGGAGCCGCTGATCTGTCGATTTAGTCGGACGTCACGACTAGGCCCGATGTCGCACCAGTTTCGCCTGCCATCATTCGAAGAGCAGGTGACGATGCGGGCTGGTGGTGGCGGTGGTGGGCCTCCCCGGCCGACGATAAACTCTGCGCGGCATCCGCGGTCGACCCAAAGGCCGCGACGATCTACGCCCCAGGTGCTGTCACGAACACAGGGAGAGCCGCTGATCTGTCGCGCCATGCGGACATCGCGAGAGGGGCCGATATCGCACCAGTTTCTGCGGCCATCGTTGGAGGAGCAGGTGATCCTTGGTGGCGGGCCGCCGTAACCAGGTTGTGCTGTCGCGGATGTGGTTACGACGGAGGTGCCGGCGATAAGCAGGGTGGATATCAGTAGGAGTTTGATTGTGCGCGTCATCTTTCCTCTTTCGAGTTGAAGATTGCCACTGATGTTGAAACGTGCGGTTCCGGATGAGGATAGCGCGGAGTGGAATGCTTGTCGAGATTGGATGAAGAGATTTAGAAGACTGTCAGTCCTTTCGGAGGACGGGTTTTTTGGTTGCTGATGTTCGGTCAGAGACATGGTGCGAAGTATTGATGCTCGTGCTAGCGAGCCTGGAAGTCGGCACGGCAGCCCTGGTCTACCCACAGGCCGCGATTGTCGACGTTCCAGGTCTGGCCGCGAACGCAGGGAGATCCGCTGATCTGCCGGATGAGCCGGACTTCGGTTCGGGGACCTATGTCGCACCAATTTCTGTCTCCGTTATTGGAGGAGCAGGTGACAGTGATGGGAGGAGGTGGTGGTGGTCCTGTGCGAACGAGGAAGTCGGCGCGGCATCCGCGGTCGACCCAGAGGCCGCGTTGATCGATGCCCCAGGTGTCGTCCTGGATACAGGGGGAGCCACTGATCTGTCGCGCCATGCGGACATCGCGAGCGGGGCCGATATCGCACCAGTTTCTGCGGCCATCGTTGGAGGAGCAGGTGATGGTAATGGGAGGAGGAGGTGGTTCGCTGCGGCCGAGGATGAACTCTGCGCGGCATCCGCGGTCAACCCACAGGCCGCGGCGGTCGACGCCCCAGGTGTCGTCCTGGACGCAGGGGGAGCCGCTGATCTGTCGGACCATGCGGACCTCGCGATCGCGAGTCGGTCCGATATCGCACCAGTTTCTGTGGCCATCGTCGGAGGAGCAGGTAATTCTCGGGGGACCGCCGTAATCAGGTTGCGCCGCTGCGGTTGCGGGTAGGGCGCAGAAGCCGGCGATGAGAGTCGTGGCTGTGAGGAGGAGCTTGATTGTGCGCGTCATCTTTCCTCTTTCAAGTCGGCGATTGCAACTAAGGGCCCTTGAAGCGTTTGCGATTCCGGATGAGGAGTGTGCGGAGTTGGATGCTTGTCGATATTGGATGCAGAAATAAGAATGGCCGCCACCCTTTTTGGATGACGGCCTTTTCTTTTTTTGTGAACGGTGGACTAGATGACGCCCGCTGGTTTGGGATTCTTCGGATCGAATTTGGCGATCTGGATCTTTTCTGCGAGACCGACTTTGCTGAGAACCCAGATGCAGTAGTAGTTGATGTCGAACTCATACCATTCGAGACCGTGGCGCGCGCTGACGGGATGGGCGTGGTGGTTGTTATGCCAGCCTTCGCCTCCGGTTAACATGGCGACCCACCAGTTGTTGCGGGAGTCGTCCTTGGTCTCGAAGCGGCGCTTGCCCCAGAGGTGGGTGGCGGAGTTGACGAGCCAGGTGGCGTGGAGACCGATGGTGACGCGTAGGAAGGTTCCCCAGAGGACCATGCCGAGAGCGCCTACAAAGTGGTGACCTGCAGGTGCGAGAGCTGCGCCGAGCGCTACCTGGAGAAGCCCGGTGACGACGAGGGGCACGTAGTGGTATTTGCTGAGCCAGACGTGGACCGGGTCTTTGGTGAGGTCGGGAGCGTAGCGGCCGAGGAGGGCGGTTTCGGAGTGGAGGGCGCGACCGGAGAGGATCCAGCCGGCGTGAGCCCACCAGGTGCCGTCATGCGGTGTGTGCGGATCGCCTTCCTGGTCGGAGTTCTGATGGTGGACACGGTGGGTGGCTACCCAGAAGATCGGGCCACCCTCGAGCGCGAGGCAGCCGCACATGGTGACGAAGTACTCGACCCACTTGGGAACTTTGTAGCCGCGATGGGTCAACAGGCGGTGATAGGCGACGCCGATGCCGACGTTGATCGCGAAGAAGTACATGACGAAAAAGACGGCTAGATTTTTCCAGGAGAAGAAGAAGAAAGAGGCGATGGCTCCAACGTGGAAGAGTCCCATGGCGATCGTGGTGATCCAGTTGATGCGGCCTTCCTGGTGCTCGCGGCCCATTCGCAGATCCTGCTTGATCTTCTGGGTAACTTCGGCGACGGCCGGAACGACGGCGGCGAGCTTGGGTGCTTTTACCTGGGCTTCTTCGATGGTGGTGATGGGGGTCATATATGTATCGCTGTCCTTGTGTTTCGGGTACCGATGAACTGCTAATACTGACGCTATCAGGGGCGAAGGGAGACGTGGTGTAAGACTTTTGTAATGCCACCCAAAGGTGGGAGTTGATAGGCTTGAAGTATGACGATTGGGACCAAAGTTGCACCGTTTAGCCTGAAGCCGTGGTTTAGCGAAAGAGTATGGGGAAAGAGCGATCTGAAGCCTTGGTATGAAGAGACTGGAACGACCGAGTTGGTGGGGGAGGCCTGGCTGACCGGGCCGCAGTGTCTGGTGGAGAGTGGACCGTATACGGGGCAGACGCTGGCTTCCGTTGCGGAGAAGATGGGTGGCGAGTTTCCGCTGCTTGTCAAGATTCTGTTTCCGGCGGATAAGCTTTCGGTGCAGGTGCATCCGGATGATGCGCAGGCGACGGCTATGGGCGAGACGCGGGGAAAGACCGAATGCTGGTATGTGCTGGAGGCGGAGCCGGGTGCGACGGTCGCACTCGGGTTGAAGCCGGGTGTGGGTGCGAAGGAGGTTGCGGCTTCTGTGGAGAGCGGGACGATGGAACTGCTGCTGGAGCATGTTCCGGTGTCAGTGGGGGACATGCTGTTTGTGGATGCTGGGACTGTACATGCGATCGGACCTGGGGTGGTGCTGCTGGAGACGCAACAGACGAGCGATGTGACCTATCGGCTGTATGACTATGGGCGGCCAAGGGAGCTGCATCTGGAGAAGGGCCTGCAGGTGATTAGGCCTAAGACACAAGCGGGAAAGGTTGCGTCTCGGAAGATGGACGGGTTTACGCGGCTGATTGAGCAAAAGTATTTTGTTGTGGACCGATTTGATGTTGCTTCGGCTGATGAAGTGACTGTCGCTTTCGATGGAGCAGGATGCCTGGTGGGATTGGCGGGACGCGGGGTTGTGATTACCGGCGAAGGCCAGCTGGAGATAGCTCCGGGGAAGGCTGTGGTGGTGCCGGTCGGCAATGCGAGTGTGATTGTTGAGACCGGTTCCGGGGTCTCGTTTACGAGATGTGTGGCTCCGGTTTAGGGAGGGGCTTTCGATGAAGGATCGAGTGTCGAAGAGAGCTCCGCGACACGTTGCGCTGCTGCGAGGGATCAACGTCGGTGGCAAGAACATGCTGCCAATGAAAATACTCGCGGAGATGTTTGCCGCTACTGGTTGTGCGGATGTTACGACGTATATCCAGAGTGGTAATGTCGTCTTCTGCGCAGAGGATAAGATTGCCGAGAGGCTGGGCGGAGTGATCACGAAGCAGGTGGAGAAGCAGTTTGGGTTGAAGGTGCCTGTTGTTATGCGATCTGCTGCTGAACTGAATGCTGTGATTCGCGGGAATCCGTTCTTGAATGCCGGGGCTGCGGAGGAGATGCTGTATGTTTTAT
This Tunturibacter gelidoferens DNA region includes the following protein-coding sequences:
- a CDS encoding DUF3037 domain-containing protein, yielding MLAPISFDYAVVRVVPRVEREEFVNAGVVVFCLQQRFLEARIHIDNQRLRTLWPEIDLDLVRNRLEAFPRICAADPAGGPISQLSQRERFHWLVSPRSTIIQVSPVHTGLCDAPADLMDNLARRYLLL
- a CDS encoding HipA family kinase, with protein sequence MLRTIRATQYVTPLREGGSLPAIIEADDLGLYVVKFRGAGQGPLALVAELVAGEIGRTLGLNVPELVFAQVDPALGRNEPDQEIRDLLRASSGLNLALDYLPGSSMFDRAAGDKADPHTASLAVWFDAFTLNVDRTPRNANLLNWHTQLYFIDHGAALYFHHNWPDASRLADSPFSDVRNHILLPWATDLEQAAVHASSRLNRQVLTEILAQIPDEWLQSSHPTPAEARAAYLDLLTRRLAASPIFTQEAIRARAHLI
- a CDS encoding DUF3011 domain-containing protein, encoding MTRTIKLLLISTLLIAGTSVVTTSATAQPGYGGPPPRITCSSNDGRRNWCDIGPSRDVRMARQISGSPCVRDSTWGVDRRGLWVDRGCRAEFIVGRGGPPPPPPARIVTCSSNDGRRNWCDIGPSRDVRLNRQISGSPCVRDSTWGLDRRGLWVDRGCRADFRVRY
- a CDS encoding DUF3011 domain-containing protein; translation: MTRTIKLLLTATTLIAGFCALPATAAAQPDYGGPPRITCSSDDGHRNWCDIGPTRDREVRMVRQISGSPCVQDDTWGVDRRGLWVDRGCRAEFILGRSEPPPPPITITCSSNDGRRNWCDIGPARDVRMARQISGSPCIQDDTWGIDQRGLWVDRGCRADFLVRTGPPPPPPITVTCSSNNGDRNWCDIGPRTEVRLIRQISGSPCVRGQTWNVDNRGLWVDQGCRADFQAR
- a CDS encoding acyl-CoA desaturase yields the protein MTPITTIEEAQVKAPKLAAVVPAVAEVTQKIKQDLRMGREHQEGRINWITTIAMGLFHVGAIASFFFFSWKNLAVFFVMYFFAINVGIGVAYHRLLTHRGYKVPKWVEYFVTMCGCLALEGGPIFWVATHRVHHQNSDQEGDPHTPHDGTWWAHAGWILSGRALHSETALLGRYAPDLTKDPVHVWLSKYHYVPLVVTGLLQVALGAALAPAGHHFVGALGMVLWGTFLRVTIGLHATWLVNSATHLWGKRRFETKDDSRNNWWVAMLTGGEGWHNNHHAHPVSARHGLEWYEFDINYYCIWVLSKVGLAEKIQIAKFDPKNPKPAGVI
- a CDS encoding type I phosphomannose isomerase catalytic subunit; amino-acid sequence: MTIGTKVAPFSLKPWFSERVWGKSDLKPWYEETGTTELVGEAWLTGPQCLVESGPYTGQTLASVAEKMGGEFPLLVKILFPADKLSVQVHPDDAQATAMGETRGKTECWYVLEAEPGATVALGLKPGVGAKEVAASVESGTMELLLEHVPVSVGDMLFVDAGTVHAIGPGVVLLETQQTSDVTYRLYDYGRPRELHLEKGLQVIRPKTQAGKVASRKMDGFTRLIEQKYFVVDRFDVASADEVTVAFDGAGCLVGLAGRGVVITGEGQLEIAPGKAVVVPVGNASVIVETGSGVSFTRCVAPV
- a CDS encoding DUF1697 domain-containing protein translates to MKDRVSKRAPRHVALLRGINVGGKNMLPMKILAEMFAATGCADVTTYIQSGNVVFCAEDKIAERLGGVITKQVEKQFGLKVPVVMRSAAELNAVIRGNPFLNAGAAEEMLYVLFLADRPSADLVAGLDPARSAPDEFVVVGRDIYAKLVTGAAKTKLTNAYFDSKLKTVSTMRNWRTVVKLAEMTT